Proteins encoded in a region of the Dorea longicatena genome:
- a CDS encoding carbohydrate ABC transporter permease, whose product MGEKRKNKDRLCTILMIVFFSILAILVILPIYTIFLASFKPGGDLLQYGLNLGIDWSRMSLDNYVLLFTGQHDYWRWFFNSITLTVVTVVATLLVSAFVGYGFAAYEFKGKNFMFVIVLLILSVPLEVIMLPLYKQMTTWGLMDNYIAIVLPFVAHASTIFFFRQYLLGLPKSLLEAGRIDGATEYGIFFKLIMPIMKPAFAAMAILNGMNAWNNYLWPLLVIRSSEKYTLTLGLNTLINPYGDNYSLLVVGSFFSIIPIFILFVCFQQYFIEGMTAGAVKE is encoded by the coding sequence ATGGGCGAAAAGAGAAAAAATAAAGACCGGCTTTGTACAATATTGATGATCGTCTTCTTCTCGATCCTGGCTATCCTGGTGATCCTTCCGATTTATACAATCTTTCTTGCCAGCTTTAAACCGGGCGGAGATCTTCTTCAGTATGGTCTGAACCTTGGAATTGACTGGAGCCGTATGAGTCTTGATAACTATGTACTGCTGTTTACCGGCCAGCATGATTACTGGAGATGGTTCTTTAACAGTATCACTCTTACAGTCGTTACAGTAGTGGCAACACTTCTTGTAAGTGCATTTGTAGGATACGGATTTGCAGCCTATGAATTCAAAGGAAAGAACTTTATGTTCGTAATCGTTCTCCTGATCTTATCTGTTCCACTGGAGGTTATCATGCTTCCACTGTACAAACAGATGACAACATGGGGACTGATGGATAACTATATCGCAATTGTATTACCATTCGTTGCACATGCATCTACAATCTTCTTCTTCAGACAGTATCTTCTGGGACTTCCGAAGTCACTTCTGGAAGCAGGACGAATCGACGGAGCAACAGAATATGGTATCTTCTTCAAGCTGATCATGCCGATCATGAAGCCGGCATTTGCAGCTATGGCGATCTTAAATGGTATGAATGCATGGAATAACTACCTGTGGCCATTACTGGTAATCCGTTCTTCAGAAAAATACACACTGACACTTGGACTGAACACCCTGATCAACCCATACGGAGATAACTATTCACTCCTGGTTGTAGGTTCGTTCTTCTCAATCATTCCTATCTTTATACTGTTTGTATGTTTCCAGCAGTATTTCATCGAAGGTATGACAGCAGGTGCGGTAAAAGAGTAA
- a CDS encoding carbohydrate ABC transporter permease, producing the protein MKKFFYSQKLAPYVFILPFVLTVIFFWAVPIANGVLLSFQDVLQDKWVGLDNYKRLLSDKIFLKALFNSTRYMIGTLVLLIPFPMLFATLLNSKLMKKPGFFKSIYFLPALTSVVVAGTIFRLMFGEMETSLANQVIGMFGLGPIKWLKNDLTGYFALLLLACWRWTGVNILYFLAGLQSISTDLYEAASIDGANKWQQFTKISLPLLKPTTVYVLTISIYAGLAMFNESYMLWKGNNSPQNIGLTIVGYLYRQGIEKRAMGYACAVGLVLLIIVMIVNMIQLAATGTFKKEER; encoded by the coding sequence ATGAAGAAATTTTTCTATTCTCAGAAATTAGCTCCTTATGTGTTTATCCTTCCTTTTGTCCTCACTGTTATATTTTTCTGGGCAGTTCCAATCGCGAACGGAGTCCTTTTAAGTTTTCAGGATGTATTACAGGATAAATGGGTTGGATTGGATAATTATAAGAGACTTCTGTCCGATAAGATCTTTTTAAAAGCTTTGTTTAACAGTACACGTTATATGATCGGAACACTGGTACTTCTGATCCCATTTCCGATGCTTTTTGCAACACTTCTGAACAGTAAGCTGATGAAGAAACCTGGATTTTTCAAATCCATCTATTTCCTTCCGGCACTTACATCAGTCGTAGTTGCAGGTACAATCTTCCGTCTGATGTTTGGTGAGATGGAGACTTCTCTTGCCAACCAGGTGATCGGAATGTTCGGACTTGGACCAATTAAATGGTTAAAGAATGATCTGACCGGTTATTTTGCACTGTTACTTCTGGCATGCTGGAGATGGACAGGTGTTAACATCCTGTATTTCCTTGCCGGATTACAGAGTATTTCAACAGATCTTTATGAAGCGGCTTCTATCGATGGAGCAAATAAGTGGCAGCAGTTTACAAAGATTTCCCTTCCACTTCTGAAACCAACAACCGTATATGTGTTAACGATCAGTATCTATGCAGGACTTGCAATGTTCAATGAAAGTTACATGTTATGGAAAGGTAACAACTCACCGCAGAATATCGGACTTACGATCGTCGGATATCTGTACAGGCAGGGAATTGAAAAACGAGCGATGGGTTATGCCTGCGCAGTAGGTCTTGTACTTCTGATTATTGTTATGATCGTCAACATGATCCAGCTGGCAGCTACAGGAACATTCAAGAAGGAGGAAAGATAG
- a CDS encoding ABC transporter substrate-binding protein, whose translation MKKKVVSVLLCVAMTATMLLGCSAGSEKSDSKKSSKSESGGTTEMKVDGDATTINVWTFIELHQKFYTEMAKKWNEEHPDKKVKLVLSNMQYDDMHNKLSLALESGKGAPDVVDIELGKFPSFTNGKIGLMDLTDAIAPYKDNVVESRLDIYGKDGKYYGFPTHVGTTVAFYNDDLLKEAGIDYTTIKTWDDFKAAGVKYHEKTGKNFACAETTAQWMVNLMLAQKGTDYLDKDGNLDLTNDKVVEVLQYIKDMQDAGALATVAGGQPDNEEAYPEYNSGNFAVQIMPFWQTSRFTNYMSDLEGKIAIAAPPVFGDNDAVKTIGGGGTGTAVVKSSKNADLAAEVFAYIKLSEDANKEVWNVLGFDPVNTSVWTDTDLTQNPDNQFVKYFKTKPFDTLLELQDSIGGLNSYTSSKYPSINNEFCTTTLNNIFEEGMDVKDALKQSQETLENEFGDK comes from the coding sequence ATGAAAAAGAAAGTAGTGTCAGTGCTTCTTTGTGTAGCTATGACAGCAACTATGCTGCTTGGATGTAGCGCAGGAAGTGAAAAGAGTGATTCTAAGAAATCATCTAAGAGCGAGTCGGGCGGAACAACAGAGATGAAGGTTGACGGGGATGCAACAACCATTAATGTCTGGACATTCATCGAGTTACACCAGAAATTCTACACAGAGATGGCTAAGAAATGGAATGAGGAACATCCGGATAAGAAGGTTAAATTAGTACTTTCTAATATGCAGTACGATGATATGCACAACAAATTATCGCTTGCACTGGAATCAGGAAAAGGAGCTCCGGATGTAGTTGATATCGAGCTTGGAAAATTCCCTTCATTCACAAATGGTAAGATCGGACTTATGGATCTGACAGATGCAATCGCACCATACAAAGACAACGTAGTTGAATCTCGTCTTGACATCTACGGAAAAGATGGAAAATATTACGGATTCCCAACACACGTTGGTACAACAGTTGCATTCTACAATGATGATCTGTTAAAAGAAGCAGGAATTGATTACACAACAATTAAGACATGGGATGACTTCAAAGCAGCCGGTGTGAAATATCATGAGAAAACAGGTAAGAACTTCGCTTGTGCTGAGACAACAGCTCAGTGGATGGTTAACCTTATGTTAGCTCAGAAAGGTACTGATTACCTTGACAAAGATGGTAACCTTGACCTTACAAATGATAAAGTTGTAGAAGTACTTCAGTACATCAAAGATATGCAGGATGCAGGCGCACTTGCAACAGTAGCTGGTGGACAGCCGGATAACGAAGAAGCTTATCCAGAATACAACAGTGGTAACTTCGCAGTACAGATCATGCCTTTCTGGCAGACATCAAGATTTACAAACTACATGTCTGACCTTGAAGGAAAGATTGCAATCGCAGCTCCTCCGGTATTTGGAGACAACGATGCAGTTAAGACAATCGGTGGTGGTGGAACCGGTACAGCAGTTGTAAAATCTTCTAAGAATGCAGACCTTGCAGCTGAAGTATTCGCTTACATCAAACTGTCTGAAGACGCTAACAAAGAAGTTTGGAATGTATTAGGATTTGACCCTGTTAATACATCTGTATGGACAGACACAGACCTTACACAGAATCCGGACAACCAGTTCGTAAAATACTTCAAGACAAAACCATTTGACACTCTGTTAGAGCTCCAGGATAGCATTGGCGGACTTAATTCTTACACAAGTTCTAAATATCCATCTATCAACAACGAGTTCTGCACAACAACACTGAACAACATTTTCGAAGAAGGAATGGACGTAAAAGATGCACTGAAACAGTCTCAGGAAACTCTTGAAAATGAATTCGGCGACAAATAA